The proteins below are encoded in one region of uncultured Eubacteriales bacterium:
- a CDS encoding exported hypothetical protein (Evidence 5 : No homology to any previously reported sequences), translating to MPSTALSAAAPWSMREAASPAATAGTPSAGKHMNEKCPECVSTPGIFFYTYITTKRHKFQVYSFSSNRCIYYGRRCVGWIF from the coding sequence TTGCCAAGTACTGCCCTGAGTGCGGCAGCCCCCTGGAGCATGAGGGAGGCTGCGTCACCTGCCGCAACTGCGGGTACTCCAAGTGCGGGTAAACATATGAACGAGAAATGCCCGGAGTGTGTAAGCACTCCGGGCATTTTTTTCTATACTTATATTACCACAAAACGCCACAAATTTCAAGTCTACTCCTTTTCGTCAAATAGGTGTATATACTATGGGAGGAGGTGCGTCGGATGGATTTTTTAG
- a CDS encoding conserved hypothetical protein (Evidence 4 : Homologs of previously reported genes of unknown function) — translation MDFLALREVQIAETVKTLEACNALTEGYGLTLSSAQALALAQRRVEALRLTDRVEFGEGILKKLIFSFRSSPYLCQQNYEETLGELQDIFYHFKNESDQSLTDDELIEFMRSTFDGKAQGSLEYLAGTALDRLCRELRGWEPDEDEPWEEDENGE, via the coding sequence ATGGATTTTTTAGCACTGAGAGAGGTTCAGATCGCGGAGACGGTGAAAACGCTGGAGGCGTGCAACGCGCTGACGGAGGGATATGGGCTCACCCTGTCCTCCGCTCAGGCGCTGGCTTTGGCCCAGCGGCGGGTGGAGGCTCTGCGCCTGACCGACCGGGTGGAGTTCGGGGAAGGGATATTGAAAAAGCTGATTTTCTCCTTCAGGAGTTCCCCATACCTCTGCCAGCAAAATTACGAGGAGACACTGGGAGAGCTCCAGGACATCTTCTACCATTTCAAAAATGAGAGTGACCAGAGCCTCACTGACGACGAGCTGATCGAATTCATGCGGAGCACCTTTGACGGCAAGGCCCAGGGTTCCCTGGAGTACTTGGCCGGGACCGCGCTGGACCGGCTGTGCAGGGAGCTGCGGGGCTGGGAGCCTGACGAGGACGAGCCCTGGGAGGAGGACGAGAATGGAGAATGA
- a CDS encoding conserved hypothetical protein (Evidence 4 : Homologs of previously reported genes of unknown function) has translation MENELSRLGNPEELYTFLARRAGLYTGLDHSSVPTALAEELFASAAFTLEQGRTAPGSLEERFTAGLAATRKKLEYGKTLWQAVRESLPQAENRSLRDTVRNIGTFWRRYDYRFFAHQIPCDIDYQLCRPVSEARQGVDYVNAYLERLWMENDFLNRFDPRYVKGLLTAYCGDYGGLLINLYEPAAANALGLALLGGDFSKLNITPEQRREIGQVLRRVGPERLEAAAEKLAELMNLQPKTAGEYLRGAAANLVPRVRAAELNGIFLTFD, from the coding sequence ATGGAGAATGAACTCTCGCGGCTGGGGAACCCGGAGGAGCTGTACACCTTTCTGGCCAGGCGGGCGGGACTCTACACGGGGCTGGACCACAGCTCGGTGCCGACGGCGCTGGCGGAAGAGCTTTTTGCCTCAGCGGCGTTCACCCTGGAGCAGGGCCGAACCGCCCCAGGCAGTCTGGAGGAGCGGTTTACGGCGGGACTGGCTGCCACCCGGAAAAAGCTGGAGTACGGAAAAACTCTCTGGCAGGCGGTGCGTGAAAGCCTGCCCCAGGCCGAAAACCGCTCCCTGCGGGACACCGTCAGGAATATCGGAACGTTCTGGCGGCGATATGATTATCGCTTTTTTGCCCACCAGATCCCCTGCGACATCGATTATCAGCTCTGCCGCCCGGTAAGCGAGGCACGGCAGGGGGTGGACTACGTCAACGCCTACCTGGAGCGGCTGTGGATGGAGAACGACTTCCTGAACCGATTTGATCCCCGCTATGTCAAGGGCCTATTGACCGCTTACTGTGGGGACTACGGGGGCTTACTCATCAACCTCTACGAGCCGGCGGCAGCGAACGCCCTGGGCCTTGCCCTGTTGGGTGGAGACTTCTCAAAGCTGAATATCACCCCAGAGCAGCGAAGGGAGATCGGGCAGGTCCTCCGCCGGGTGGGACCGGAGCGGCTGGAGGCCGCCGCGGAGAAACTGGCTGAGCTGATGAACCTCCAGCCCAAGACGGCGGGGGAGTACCTGCGGGGCGCAGCCGCCAACTTGGTCCCGCGTGTCCGCGCTGCTGAGTTAAACGGAATTTTCCTGACCTTTGACTAA
- the rpiB gene encoding Ribose-5-phosphate isomerase B produces MIALGSDHGGYELKQHVIAYLEAHGLAYKDFGTNSLESCDYPEFGRAAAQAVASGECDRGIVICTTGIGISITANKVPGIRCALCRDVLSAQLTRAHNNANMLALAGGFTGPFEAEHIVETFLGTEFEGGRHARRVDAIEG; encoded by the coding sequence ATGATCGCACTCGGTAGTGACCATGGCGGCTATGAGCTCAAGCAGCATGTCATAGCTTATCTGGAGGCCCATGGCCTCGCTTACAAAGACTTTGGAACCAACAGCTTAGAGAGCTGCGACTACCCCGAATTTGGCCGGGCAGCCGCCCAGGCGGTGGCCTCGGGGGAATGCGACAGGGGCATTGTCATCTGCACCACCGGCATCGGCATCTCCATCACAGCCAACAAGGTACCCGGCATCCGCTGCGCCCTTTGCCGGGACGTGCTCTCGGCCCAGCTCACCCGTGCCCACAACAACGCCAATATGCTGGCCTTGGCGGGGGGCTTTACCGGCCCCTTCGAGGCCGAGCATATCGTGGAGACCTTCCTGGGCACCGAATTTGAGGGTGGCCGCCACGCCCGCCGGGTCGACGCCATCGAGGGATGA
- a CDS encoding Histidinol phosphate phosphatase HisJ family protein yields MYLIDYHCHSELSPDSSTPLIDNANAAIDMGLSELCITDHFDLLTGEGERQHASALHWPPRVEQYCAVRDATKGKLKLKLGMEFGSGQVDAADAAQTLDHPELDFVIGSIHNRTVETGATDLYYIDYTSSDLCYEVLEDYFLSMERLVEADCYDVLGHIIYPVRYMSVRDGQEVDVYRYLDRIRGILKGVAAHGKGIELNTWCGRTLEEWRPTLEAYRDCGGEYLTVGADAHKACYIGQGVREAYELLKDVGFRYVTTYDKRTPVQIKL; encoded by the coding sequence ATGTATCTCATCGACTACCACTGCCACTCAGAGCTCTCCCCCGACAGCTCCACCCCCCTCATCGACAACGCCAACGCCGCCATCGACATGGGCCTCTCAGAGCTTTGCATCACCGATCACTTTGACCTGCTGACCGGAGAGGGAGAACGTCAGCACGCCTCGGCTCTGCACTGGCCTCCCCGGGTAGAGCAGTACTGTGCCGTCCGGGACGCCACGAAGGGAAAGCTGAAGCTAAAACTGGGCATGGAATTTGGCAGCGGGCAGGTGGACGCCGCCGACGCTGCCCAGACGCTTGACCACCCGGAGCTGGACTTCGTCATCGGCTCGATCCACAACCGCACGGTGGAAACCGGGGCCACCGACCTCTACTATATCGACTACACCTCCTCTGATCTCTGCTATGAGGTACTGGAGGACTACTTCCTCTCCATGGAGCGGCTGGTGGAGGCAGACTGCTACGACGTGCTGGGCCACATCATTTATCCTGTCCGGTATATGAGCGTCCGGGACGGGCAGGAGGTGGACGTCTACCGCTATCTCGACCGCATCCGGGGTATCCTAAAGGGAGTCGCGGCCCACGGCAAGGGAATAGAGCTCAACACCTGGTGCGGCAGGACTCTGGAGGAGTGGCGCCCCACGCTGGAAGCCTATCGGGACTGCGGCGGCGAGTACCTCACGGTGGGGGCCGACGCCCACAAGGCCTGCTACATCGGCCAGGGCGTTCGGGAGGCCTACGAGCTCTTGAAGGACGTGGGGTTCCGGTACGTCACCACCTACGATAAGAGAACGCCGGTCCAGATCAAGCTGTGA
- a CDS encoding Putative dolichyl-phosphate-mannose-protein mannosyltransferase (fragment) (Evidence 3 : Function proposed based on presence of conserved amino acid motif, structural feature or limited homology) — translation MPLPPIFYFALRRCPMADLIRQITPYITPVLLWPILCLAAIVCLFVYYWRAISPRTGTLEWVAQASSPRERFSFSFQLHPMARKDALPLILLTAVYAATAFFQLGSFVNPQNFCQLASGVTATFALSEERTLTRVMYYPGLNTGSYTLEVSADGETWYTLMFQEKEEDTPAYSYWAKNGGSTAASLSQKYSDMFKWLEVEPQEAIQAKFLRLTGHPDGSKPWVEVGELALYDQDGTLITGSAVAYTDERAALLFDEQTSVPASPSWYNSSYFDEIYHPRTALENIRNIYPYEITHPPLGKLLMSLGIRAFGMTPFGWRFVGTLFGVGMLPLLYVFLKNLFGKTAIALCGTALFAFDFMHLTQTRIATIDTYGVFFILAMYFFMYRYLTLPAGTSFKKGALPLFLSGLMWGIGAASKWTVIYGAVGLALLYFAGLFFKWRDWPREEGAPRFGPWVAKTLLFSILCFVAIPAVIYTLSYIPYAAARGEVTVQTVIKEMLDNQKYMLNYHKGVNEPHGYSSRWYQWIVDGRPILYYLDTSKEYTQGLKTAFGAFDNPIVSWAGLIALGTCAIQAVRRRCGKAFFIVVGFFSQLGPWFLIGRTTFAYHYFPSILFLVLALAYVMNDLAERQPRGWRWAVYGTTGAAAGLYAAFYPVLIGLEVPVWYTSNFLRWLPSWPF, via the coding sequence ATGCCGCTCCCCCCTATTTTCTATTTTGCCCTCCGGAGGTGTCCCATGGCCGACCTCATTCGTCAGATCACCCCCTATATCACACCCGTCCTTTTATGGCCAATTTTGTGCCTGGCTGCTATCGTATGTCTATTCGTCTACTATTGGCGCGCCATATCCCCACGAACGGGCACCCTGGAGTGGGTGGCTCAGGCCAGCAGCCCCAGGGAACGGTTCTCGTTCTCCTTTCAGCTCCACCCCATGGCGCGGAAGGACGCCCTGCCCCTCATTTTACTCACGGCGGTCTATGCCGCAACTGCCTTCTTCCAGCTGGGCAGCTTTGTAAACCCGCAAAATTTCTGTCAGCTCGCCTCCGGGGTGACCGCCACCTTCGCCCTGAGCGAGGAGCGCACCCTCACCCGCGTCATGTACTACCCTGGGCTCAACACCGGGTCCTACACGCTGGAGGTCTCCGCCGATGGGGAGACGTGGTATACCCTTATGTTTCAGGAGAAGGAGGAGGACACCCCTGCCTATTCCTACTGGGCCAAGAACGGCGGCTCCACCGCCGCCTCCCTCTCCCAGAAGTACTCGGATATGTTCAAGTGGCTGGAGGTGGAACCCCAGGAGGCCATCCAGGCAAAATTTCTCCGCCTCACCGGCCACCCCGACGGCTCGAAACCCTGGGTGGAAGTGGGCGAGCTGGCCCTCTACGATCAGGACGGCACTCTCATCACGGGCAGTGCCGTGGCCTACACCGACGAGCGCGCCGCTCTCCTCTTCGATGAGCAGACGAGCGTTCCTGCCTCCCCCTCCTGGTATAACTCCTCCTACTTCGACGAGATCTATCATCCCCGCACGGCCCTTGAGAATATCCGCAACATCTACCCCTACGAGATCACCCACCCACCCCTGGGCAAGCTATTGATGAGTCTGGGCATCCGTGCCTTCGGCATGACCCCCTTCGGCTGGCGTTTCGTGGGCACCCTCTTCGGCGTTGGGATGCTGCCCCTCCTCTATGTCTTCCTGAAAAACCTCTTCGGCAAAACCGCCATCGCCCTCTGTGGCACGGCCCTCTTCGCCTTCGACTTCATGCACCTGACGCAGACCCGCATTGCCACCATCGACACCTACGGCGTCTTCTTCATTCTGGCCATGTACTTCTTCATGTACCGCTACCTGACCCTCCCCGCCGGGACCAGCTTTAAGAAAGGGGCCCTCCCCCTCTTCCTCTCGGGTCTCATGTGGGGCATCGGCGCGGCCAGCAAGTGGACGGTCATCTACGGAGCGGTAGGCCTAGCTCTCCTCTACTTTGCGGGGCTCTTCTTCAAGTGGCGGGACTGGCCTCGGGAGGAGGGCGCGCCCCGGTTCGGCCCCTGGGTTGCGAAGACCCTGCTGTTCTCGATCCTCTGTTTCGTGGCTATCCCCGCCGTCATTTATACCCTCTCCTACATCCCTTACGCCGCGGCGCGAGGTGAGGTCACGGTGCAAACCGTGATCAAGGAGATGCTGGACAACCAGAAGTATATGCTCAATTACCACAAGGGCGTCAACGAGCCCCACGGATACTCCTCCCGCTGGTACCAGTGGATTGTGGACGGGCGGCCCATCCTCTACTACCTGGACACCTCCAAGGAGTACACCCAGGGCCTAAAAACCGCCTTCGGCGCGTTTGATAACCCCATCGTCTCCTGGGCGGGATTGATCGCCCTCGGTACCTGCGCTATCCAGGCGGTACGCCGCCGCTGCGGCAAGGCTTTCTTCATCGTGGTGGGATTCTTCTCCCAGTTAGGCCCCTGGTTCTTGATCGGCCGCACCACCTTCGCCTACCACTACTTCCCCTCCATCCTGTTTCTGGTGCTGGCTCTCGCCTACGTGATGAACGATCTGGCCGAGCGTCAGCCCCGTGGCTGGCGCTGGGCGGTATACGGCACCACCGGGGCCGCGGCTGGGCTTTACGCCGCATTCTACCCTGTGCTCATCGGGCTGGAAGTCCCGGTTTGGTACACCTCCAACTTCCTGCGATGGCTCCCGTCCTGGCCGTTCTAG
- the dnaJ gene encoding chaperone Hsp40, co-chaperone with DnaK (Evidence 2a : Function of homologous gene experimentally demonstrated in an other organism; PubMedId : 10210198, 10891270, 1826368, 3003084, 3003085, 8764403, 9822822; Product type f : factor) → MPDQKRDYYEVLGVSKSASDDDIKKAYRKLAKQYHPDLNPGDKVAEGKFKEVNEAYEVLSDKDKRGRYDQFGHAGVDPNFGAGGPGGGFTSADFGDFDLGDIFGSFFGGGFGDNGSSGARRNGPRKGDTLRASITISFEEAAFGCDKEISITRSETCEECGGSGSAPGTTAEICPDCHGSGTIRIQRGGGAFTFATTAQCPKCGGTGKIIHQPCKSCGGAGSTRKQRKITLHIPAGIDNGQAVSLRGQGAAGQNGGPAGDLVVSVSVRPHSAFKRDGTSVYLDQDVTFLQSALGAELEIPTLDGKVKWTLPEGTQTGTTFRLRGKGIPSINGRGRGDQFVTVNVQIPRNLTGAQKDALRSYARAMGEIPADESEETPKGFFDKKKKKK, encoded by the coding sequence ATGCCGGACCAAAAGAGAGATTATTATGAGGTCCTGGGCGTCTCCAAGAGCGCCAGTGACGACGATATTAAAAAAGCCTACCGTAAACTGGCCAAGCAGTACCACCCGGACTTGAACCCCGGCGACAAGGTGGCTGAGGGCAAGTTCAAGGAGGTAAACGAGGCCTACGAGGTCCTGTCCGACAAGGATAAGCGCGGACGGTACGACCAGTTCGGCCACGCGGGGGTGGACCCCAACTTCGGCGCGGGTGGCCCTGGCGGCGGTTTCACATCCGCCGACTTTGGCGATTTCGACCTGGGGGATATCTTCGGCTCCTTCTTTGGCGGCGGCTTTGGAGACAACGGCTCCTCCGGCGCACGACGCAACGGCCCCCGGAAGGGGGACACTCTGCGGGCAAGCATCACCATCTCCTTTGAGGAGGCGGCCTTCGGCTGCGACAAGGAGATTTCCATCACCCGCAGCGAGACCTGCGAGGAGTGCGGCGGTTCCGGCTCCGCTCCCGGCACCACCGCCGAGATTTGCCCCGACTGCCACGGCAGCGGCACCATCCGCATCCAGCGGGGCGGCGGAGCCTTCACCTTCGCCACGACGGCCCAGTGCCCCAAGTGCGGCGGTACCGGCAAGATCATCCACCAGCCCTGCAAGTCCTGCGGCGGCGCAGGCAGCACCCGCAAGCAGCGGAAGATCACCCTGCACATCCCCGCGGGCATCGACAACGGGCAGGCCGTTTCCCTCCGGGGCCAGGGCGCGGCGGGTCAGAACGGCGGCCCGGCGGGTGACTTGGTGGTCAGCGTCAGCGTGCGACCCCACTCCGCCTTCAAGCGGGACGGCACTTCAGTGTACCTCGACCAGGACGTCACCTTCCTCCAGTCCGCCCTGGGCGCGGAACTGGAGATCCCCACGCTGGACGGCAAGGTGAAGTGGACCCTCCCCGAGGGAACCCAGACCGGCACCACCTTCCGACTGCGGGGAAAGGGCATTCCCAGTATCAACGGCCGGGGACGCGGCGACCAGTTCGTCACCGTGAACGTCCAGATTCCACGCAACCTCACCGGCGCGCAAAAAGACGCCCTGCGGAGCTATGCCAGAGCCATGGGTGAGATTCCCGCCGACGAGAGTGAGGAAACCCCCAAAGGATTTTTTGACAAAAAGAAAAAAAAGAAATAG
- the dnaK gene encoding chaperone Hsp70, co-chaperone with DnaJ (Evidence 2a : Function of homologous gene experimentally demonstrated in an other organism; Product type f : factor) has translation MSKIIGIDLGTTNSCVSVMEGGEAVVIPNAEGNRTTPSVVAFSKDGERMVGQVAKRQAITNPDRTVMSIKREMGSNYKVHVDNKSYTPQEISAMILQKLKADAEAYLGQTVTEAVITVPAYFTDAQRQATKDAGRIAGLDVKRIINEPTAAALAYGADKESDQKIMVYDLGGGTFDVSVLEVGDGVIEVLATAGNNRLGGDDFDKCIMDYLAAEFKKTEGVDLTGDKVAMQRLKEAAEKAKIELSGVTSTNINLPYITADATGPKHLDLTLTRAKFNELTAHLVDATTGPVRQAMSDAGLSTSDLHKVLLVGGSSRIPAVQEAVKKITGVEGFKGINPDECVAIGAALQGGVLVGDVKGLLLLDVTPLSLGIETMGGVMTKLIERNTTIPAKKSQTFTTAADNQTSVEVHVLQGEREMAQYNKTLGRFNLDGIAPARRGVPQIEVTFDIDANGIVNVSAKDLGTGKDAHITITSSTNMSKDDVEKAVREAEQFAAEDAKKKEEVDVRNQGDQMVYQTEKVMDDLKDKIDANDKSTLDSHLTKLKDALKGTDVEAIKTATEELSKAFYPISEKLYSQAGGQAGAGPDMGGAGFAGGDATGSDPNVVDADYQVIDDDQK, from the coding sequence ATGTCTAAAATTATTGGCATCGACCTTGGCACAACCAATAGCTGCGTATCTGTCATGGAGGGCGGCGAGGCCGTCGTAATCCCCAACGCGGAAGGCAACCGCACCACCCCCTCCGTCGTCGCCTTCTCCAAGGACGGTGAGCGCATGGTGGGCCAGGTGGCAAAGCGCCAGGCCATCACCAACCCCGACCGCACCGTCATGAGCATCAAGCGCGAGATGGGCAGCAACTACAAGGTGCACGTCGACAACAAGAGCTACACCCCCCAGGAAATCTCCGCCATGATCCTCCAAAAACTGAAGGCGGACGCCGAGGCCTATCTGGGCCAGACCGTCACCGAGGCGGTCATCACCGTGCCCGCCTACTTTACCGACGCCCAGCGCCAGGCCACCAAGGACGCCGGACGCATCGCCGGCCTGGATGTTAAGCGCATCATCAATGAGCCCACCGCCGCGGCCTTGGCATACGGCGCGGACAAGGAGTCCGACCAGAAGATCATGGTCTACGACCTGGGCGGCGGCACGTTCGACGTGTCCGTCCTCGAGGTGGGTGACGGGGTAATCGAGGTACTGGCCACCGCGGGCAACAACCGCCTGGGCGGCGACGACTTCGACAAGTGCATCATGGACTACCTGGCCGCCGAGTTTAAGAAGACCGAGGGCGTTGACCTGACGGGCGATAAGGTGGCCATGCAGCGTCTGAAGGAGGCCGCCGAGAAGGCGAAGATCGAGCTCTCCGGCGTCACCAGTACCAACATTAACCTCCCCTATATCACCGCCGACGCCACCGGCCCCAAGCACCTGGACCTGACCCTTACCCGGGCCAAGTTCAACGAGCTGACGGCCCACCTGGTGGACGCCACCACCGGCCCCGTGCGCCAGGCCATGAGCGACGCCGGGCTTAGCACCTCCGACCTCCACAAGGTCCTGCTGGTTGGCGGCTCCAGCCGTATCCCCGCCGTGCAGGAGGCCGTGAAGAAGATCACCGGCGTGGAAGGCTTTAAGGGCATCAACCCCGATGAGTGTGTGGCCATTGGTGCCGCCCTCCAGGGCGGCGTGCTGGTGGGCGACGTGAAGGGCCTGCTGCTGCTGGACGTGACCCCCCTCTCTCTGGGCATCGAGACCATGGGCGGCGTGATGACCAAGCTCATCGAGCGCAACACCACCATCCCCGCCAAGAAGAGCCAGACCTTCACCACCGCCGCGGACAACCAGACCAGCGTTGAGGTCCACGTGCTTCAGGGCGAGCGTGAGATGGCCCAGTACAACAAGACCCTGGGCCGCTTTAACCTGGACGGCATTGCCCCGGCGCGCCGCGGCGTACCCCAGATCGAGGTCACCTTCGACATCGACGCCAACGGCATCGTGAACGTCTCCGCCAAGGATCTGGGCACCGGCAAGGACGCCCACATCACCATCACCTCCTCCACCAACATGTCCAAGGACGACGTGGAGAAGGCGGTCCGCGAGGCCGAGCAGTTCGCTGCCGAGGACGCCAAGAAGAAGGAAGAGGTGGACGTGCGCAACCAGGGGGACCAGATGGTCTACCAGACCGAGAAGGTCATGGATGATCTGAAGGACAAGATCGACGCAAACGACAAGTCCACCCTGGACAGCCACCTTACCAAGCTGAAGGACGCCCTCAAGGGCACCGACGTAGAGGCCATTAAAACCGCCACCGAGGAGCTCTCCAAGGCTTTCTACCCCATCAGCGAAAAGCTGTACAGCCAAGCCGGCGGTCAGGCCGGCGCAGGCCCCGACATGGGCGGCGCAGGCTTTGCCGGCGGCGACGCCACCGGCAGCGACCCTAACGTGGTGGACGCCGACTATCAGGTCATCGACGACGACCAGAAGTAA
- the grpE gene encoding Protein GrpE produces MSKKDQPHEEALHETPQQEEPVTPQQEAVVTEAAPSSEELSAALENTEKALAALKDKEDQFLRLAAEYDNFRRRSQKEKETTWADAKFDTAAAFLPVYDNLERALKLECSDAAYQRGVEMTMAQLKEILAKLGIEEISALGQPFDPKLHNAVMHVEDADAGESTVVEVFQAGFQSGEKVIRFAMVKVAN; encoded by the coding sequence ATGAGTAAAAAAGATCAGCCGCACGAGGAGGCGCTCCACGAGACGCCTCAGCAGGAAGAACCCGTGACCCCCCAGCAGGAGGCGGTCGTGACCGAGGCCGCACCGTCCAGCGAGGAGCTCTCTGCCGCGTTGGAGAACACGGAAAAGGCCCTGGCCGCCCTCAAGGACAAGGAGGATCAGTTCCTCCGCCTGGCCGCCGAGTACGATAATTTCCGCCGCCGGAGCCAGAAGGAGAAGGAAACCACCTGGGCCGACGCCAAATTTGACACCGCAGCTGCCTTTCTTCCCGTGTACGACAACCTGGAGCGAGCTTTAAAGCTGGAGTGCTCCGATGCCGCCTACCAGAGGGGCGTGGAGATGACCATGGCGCAGCTCAAGGAGATACTTGCCAAGCTGGGTATTGAGGAGATCTCCGCCCTCGGCCAGCCCTTCGACCCCAAGCTCCACAACGCCGTCATGCACGTGGAGGACGCCGATGCAGGCGAGAGCACCGTCGTGGAGGTCTTTCAGGCGGGGTTCCAGTCCGGCGAAAAGGTCATTCGCTTTGCGATGGTCAAGGTTGCGAATTAA
- the hrcA gene encoding Heat-inducible transcription repressor hrcA, with protein MDLSERKKRILRAIVENYIETAEPVGSKVIAESSGLDISSATIRNEMSDLEALGFLEQPHTSAGRIPSSRGYRLYVNELMEAHKLSLQETERINSALRMKMAELDRVIDQAGRIVSQLTQYPAFALSSGRSRVTVRRFDLLMVESSAFIIVVMTDTNVVRNRLIRLPSDLNETQLQLLNTLLNASFTGLTLEEITPELLRLAQHAAGEAYGLISLVVSFAIEVLEELESRQVHTAGLSHLLEHPEYRSLDKAQTLMSYLSGDNDLSHFPIPREGDPTQILIGPENVADALKDTSVVMASYDIGEGMRGVIGVVGPTRMDYAKITARLSYLADGLSRLFGRGGLPPRKDDDNLGGTHE; from the coding sequence ATGGATTTATCAGAGAGAAAGAAGCGTATTCTCCGTGCCATCGTCGAAAACTATATTGAGACTGCCGAGCCGGTCGGCTCAAAGGTCATCGCTGAATCCTCCGGGCTGGACATCTCCTCGGCCACCATCCGCAACGAGATGTCCGACCTGGAGGCCCTGGGTTTCCTGGAGCAGCCTCACACCTCCGCCGGGCGCATCCCGTCCTCCAGAGGCTATCGGCTCTACGTCAACGAGCTGATGGAGGCCCACAAGCTCTCCCTCCAGGAGACCGAGCGCATCAACTCCGCCCTGCGCATGAAGATGGCGGAGCTGGACCGGGTCATCGACCAGGCCGGGCGCATTGTAAGTCAGCTCACGCAGTACCCCGCCTTCGCCCTCTCCTCGGGCCGCTCCCGGGTGACCGTCCGCCGGTTTGACCTTTTGATGGTGGAGAGCAGCGCGTTCATCATAGTGGTGATGACCGACACCAATGTGGTACGCAACCGGCTCATCCGTCTCCCCAGCGATTTGAACGAAACCCAGCTCCAGCTATTGAACACCCTCCTCAACGCCTCTTTTACGGGACTCACGCTGGAGGAGATCACCCCGGAGCTGCTGCGCCTCGCCCAGCACGCCGCAGGTGAGGCATACGGGCTCATCTCTCTGGTGGTCTCCTTCGCCATTGAGGTGCTGGAGGAGCTGGAGAGCCGCCAGGTTCACACGGCGGGCCTTTCCCACCTGCTGGAGCACCCGGAGTATCGCAGCCTCGACAAGGCCCAGACCTTGATGAGCTACCTCTCCGGGGACAACGACCTCTCCCATTTCCCCATTCCCCGGGAAGGCGACCCCACGCAGATCCTCATCGGCCCGGAGAACGTGGCCGATGCGCTGAAGGACACCAGCGTGGTCATGGCGAGTTACGACATTGGCGAGGGAATGCGGGGCGTCATCGGCGTGGTAGGCCCCACCCGTATGGACTATGCCAAAATCACCGCCCGGCTCTCTTACCTTGCCGATGGCCTGTCCCGCCTCTTTGGCCGGGGCGGCCTGCCGCCGAGGAAGGACGACGATAATTTAGGAGGCACCCATGAGTAA